A segment of the Nymphalis io chromosome 7, ilAglIoxx1.1, whole genome shotgun sequence genome:
ccgcccatctgggggcgcatacacttgtcggaagtgcggccggaggatcctctctcgcattggtctattcagtcatgaacgcaagtgccttcgcgatgccgcttaaatcatctgtcaaagatgcagaggcctatagaAGAATAAcgttgcttaaaataaatacattttggtCGTGGCTAATTAACAATGCGTGGGATACATAGTATAAGTGTTATATACATGAATAATACACTTGTTTTGTAGGTAATCcatatatttcaaatcaaattatcaATTTACTCGACACAGTCACGAACGGGTTAGTCAGTCAGAACAGTCACAGATTCAAATTATCAGATATTCGAAAAGAAAATGTTCGTATTCACCTGACTGAAAATAAATCAAGTAGAACCTTTTTTATAATCgcttttaataaatgatatgaTACGTTGTAAACTTATATGAAACTTCATACAAGACGCAGAcgaaaatatatagatttagaaatataaaaggtaatttatttacgtttattaactattaactagcttttgcccgcggcttcgcacgTAATCtatgtctatactaatatttatgatattagtaatatacacgtttataatattaataaagatacgATGATACGAAATTTAAAACACGttttgagttaaaaaaatatcgcaaagaactTCATTCCATTCGGGGGACCCCCGACcgcacattttttattatattctttagttCTATCTGCGGTTTCTATGTGTGAGTGAATAGTTATACAATTACACATTACAATCGTTATGTGTAATTGCGTACTTCAAGCTTTTCTCTTTACCAAATAGTAATTATGTAACCCTGTATCTCCATTCAGTGACATcattacatgaaataaataactattaaatgctataaataaattaaaactaaccaCTGCTGAATATAAGATGTTTTTGAGcgaaagtttaaatacaaagttttaaGTAGAATTTCCAGAAGAGCATTTTTCTTTTGATAATAAATGCaccaattttgattttattttctttttgtatttttaataaagacgTAGTAAACACTTTTAAAGATAGGAATAATTCTTAGTTTGCTTGACAGAAGTTTTAAACGTTACCAAGACGATTCAGATAGTTAAGTCAACGGAGCACGATAGACTAAGCATTGAGCTCCTGAAATATGCAACGGTATATTTGCTACTGGTACTAGCTTTAATTTATGTCTCAGTCGCTGTTACTAACCTAATGATAACAATTTTACATAAgtaataaacacaataaataataaaaaacaaaatatgagaTATGGCTCTGATATTTGCATTGATATTTAACATGAAGCGAGGGTTAAGCACATAAGGAAACTAAGTGAACTGCAGGAGTATATCTGATCTCATAATCGTTTGTCTATTGCAGAGGTCAGAAGCAATCACGAACAGGTTTTGCGCATCAATGCGGCCCGGACATTGTTTGTAACATTGTCAGcagatgttataataattaaaaataattatcgtatCTATCTGTTTtacttcttttaatatttcaagattTTAACTATAAGAAGTGACTTTACGTGTGACTTATGATATGCgagtaaattcaatttaatttaattttatcttcataTTGTTTCTGGTAGCCGTTCTAATATCGACGAGTAAGtcgcttatttaaataaatattccttgAGCCtataacattttgttaattttttaatattacaaaggtACTAATCGAAACGTCGTAAGCTAAGTGCAAAGGTATCTAAGCTTTTTGAGtgctacatatgtatgtatgtattatttatcgAGCTTACGAATGTCTTAATTAAGGAACTAAGTGCTGTAATTATGACGTTTGTGTATAATTTGTaggtaaattatacaaatatggtACAAATAGAGATGTCTGGTGAGTCAAATTGTTAAAGGTTAAGATATCAAGAACAGCTGGGttcacaattttattatcaGACTGATAGTATCGTTCGCAGTGCCACCGATCCCGAGGCTCTGGGTTCAAAATTCTGTTTACTCTATAAATAATTGGCATTATTCTCCCGTGCTTTAGAAATCACGTACAGTTGGCATGATATATGAACTCCTGGTCATGCTTACTGATTACTGATAGACTTACTGTTTCATCAGattgagagtgagggaatagtgaATACACCTGTGTTTatgtacacacttgtgcaatataataactCCCATGCCAGGAATAGCCAACTGATCTTTCTTGATAACGGGTGCTATATCCGAAATCGACCAAACGGACATCATAAGTGTCATCACTGGTATATAGAGATGTTGAATTTTAGAAAAACAAGCTGGTTTATATTAAGTGAGACTATTATTTATTGGCTATTGATCCAAGATACGTATGAAGTAACTCTTGCGAAAGCTGCAGGGAAACCGGCCTCACAACCAGCTCTGGCTCCATATGATGTCACTCCGATCTAAATAAGATAAAACATATtcgcattttaaattatattttattataattaatatatagatttaagcttgtataaaataaaataaacgtaaaacTTTCGGCCTTAGTTATATACGTTTTTTAGTGTTAgctaaatacttatttttctctttcttacatatttgatttgacatttgtatGAAAGAGAGCATTATTAATAATCATCCCATCacaatatttataggtaaagccgtttattgttaaatattatgaattatatatatatatttgtacttaCCAAGACCTGTCTGCCAGCGATGTTAACGGCTAAAGGTCCACCAGAGTCACCTTGGCAAGTTCCTCTGCCGCCTTCACCGCTGGTGCAGATATTTGAGGCATGGACGAAGTCGGTGCCGTATACAGCAGCGCATTGAGCATTGGTTATGACGCTGAGGTTCACGGAGCTAAGTCTTTGGCTCGTTGGAATTGAGCCACCTGTGTGATAAATTATTGTGAAATGATATATCAAatagatgaaaaaaaatttgtttgGGTAGAACTGTCTTAGAATTCAGTTGGAAGATTTGACCCAAATAGATAATTAGTTTAAGGGAAGGTAACACCTCCGAAATGAAGAAAGTAAATTAACTTATAAGAGTGTTACCAAAATAGTACAACTATGTAAGAAGTGGCAAACGGGACgaaggctcacctgatggaaagtgactaccaccactCATGGACACTTACAATACGAGGGCGTGCATGTGCGTTGCCAGccgttttcaaaaatataacgaaattaATATCTTACCGTCTCTGGTTAGACCATATCCGGATGCAAGAGCGTTAAAACCATTGAAATCGTTACCAAGCTGATCGGCACTAGGGAGAACGATGGGCTGGATTCCAGCTAAAATTAAGGAATAACATTTTGAATAATGAATGATATTTTGTTCAACTAAGTTAAGTATATAGTTAAGTGATGTAAATCTTTCGAAATAGATCttgattttacataattttgcaACCACACAagattatatctatataaaattgtagtgcttatctttttttttaatccccTGTTTATAATACGTACTACTAGTTATTACTGGAGAAGGAAGGTAAATAACAGCAATGTCGTTAGCGGCGTTTGAAGGTGTCCAGTTAGGGTGGACTGCGATATCGGTGGTGGCAATGCGATGACCTCCAGTGAAGATGGTGTTGGAACCGAGGACGACAGTGATAGACTGAGCAGTCAAAATGCCATCCGTGTAGCAGTGAGCAGCGGTCAAAACGCGAGTATTGGAAATCAGCGAACCGCCGCACATAGAGGTGAGGACGAATAAGATAGTAATAACGAGTCCAGcctgaatacaaaaaaaaatatcattaaaatatttagtcgtTTTAAGTTACATAagaaatattctattataattattcaatttttaaacgCATTATATGTacccttaaatatatatttacatggtAGGGAACTTGCTAGATATCAGTGATCGAACCACCAACGATTCTGGGGTAGTATTTCAAACCTAATTCTTCAGCGGTCTTTACTTTGCTAGCTAATGGAATACCAACTGTTCTATGGTAATCGTACACAGAAGCGCCATCGTAATTATTTTCTCCATACACAGCGCTGATAGCAACAGCTAGTACAACCGAAACCAGCAAAGTCTTCATCGTGGATAACAGTTTTTCGATTTGTTTATTTCCagattcttttatataaaatacatcttaTCTATCTGTATATAATCAGTTTTAATCAAaggataaaaatgttttgattataaacaaatgacattacatttacattacattttagattcattaaaatttacgaataaataaatctgtttagtagttaaattattttctatgatattttgtctctttttaataaaaccttatattacattttttggaCACTATTCATTTAAACAATCTAACGACaccttttatgtttaaatttagcCCCTTAAGACACAGATCCTCGTAAATAAACAGACAAgataatacatacttacatattatgttttttctcgcaataaaatatcataataaaaatacaataaagtaataaataataatttagtaagcATGTTTGAAT
Coding sequences within it:
- the LOC126769698 gene encoding LOW QUALITY PROTEIN: brachyurin-like (The sequence of the model RefSeq protein was modified relative to this genomic sequence to represent the inferred CDS: substituted 1 base at 1 genomic stop codon) yields the protein MKTLLVSVVLAVAISAVYGENNYDGASVYDYHRTVGIPLASKVKTAEELGLKYYPRIVGGSITDIXQVPYHAGLVITILFVLTSMCGGSLISNTRVLTAAHCYTDGILTAQSITVVLGSNTIFTGGHRIATTDIAVHPNWTPSNAANDIAVIYLPSPVITSTGIQPIVLPSADQLGNDFNGFNALASGYGLTRDGGSIPTSQRLSSVNLSVITNAQCAAVYGTDFVHASNICTSGEGGRGTCQGDSGGPLAVNIAGRQVLIGVTSYGARAGCEAGFPAAFARVTSYVSWINSQ